The DNA window AGAAATAGTATAgatccaaaaataattatgaCATTTTATtctgtatatatacatatatacttttctgaatttttttttctgcttttgaataaagtgttgttttgttttcctttaaacAATAGCTGATACACACAATATATATTAGATTGATCTATTCTTCTTTTCGAATTATAATGATTGAAGGCCACTCAGATAAAGATGTCTAAAACGTctctttttaaagatatttttatgttgtgttttagttggtttttgtataatttattcgATATTCttcatcacatattattaaatttctcaaaagattttctttccaaaaacaataaaaaatgtttaatttggactaaaacaaaaaaaagtaatagattaactattatatttattttaaaagattatttacataaaaaaatatatcacattcatcaatatatatatactaaaaaatagtttatttcCACAGGGCACCGGCCTCCGAGCTAAGCCTATTAACGGCCTCCCGACCATTCGCACAATGGGGAGTCGATCTCTTGGGACCCTTCCCAGTTGGCCCCGGACAAGTCAAGTACCTCATAGTTGCCATTgactactacaccaaatggatagaggccGAGCCGTTGGCTAGCATATCCTCATCCAATTGCAGGAAATTCATGTGGAGGCAGGTGATAACGCGATTCGGGATCTCGGAGATCGTTATCTCGGACAACGGCACACAATTTACCGACAAGAAGTTCACGGAGTTCCTCACCGGCCTGGGTATAAGACAGAAGTTCTACTCGGTAGAACACCCCCAAACAAACGGACAGGTGGAGTCCGCGAACAAGATTATCCTGTTAGGGCTTAAGAAGCGACTGGATAATAAAAAAGTCGCTTGGGCAGACGAGCTTGCCTCGGTCCTCTGGTCTTACCGAACAACCGAACAGTCCTCCACCAAGGAGACCCCCTTCCGACTAACATACGGGTTAGACGCGGTAATACCCGTGGAGGTCGGGGAACCGAGCCCGCGACTACTTCTGAAAGGAGTAGGGGAAGCCGTGGAGAAGGACCTGATAGATGAAGCCAGAGAAATGGCCCATTTGACGGAAACAGCGCTGAAGCAAAGAATGGCCCTACGCTACAACACCAAAGTGCTCAAAAGAGAGTTTGAACCAAACGATCTCGTCCTAAGGCGCAACGACATTGGCTTACCGACCCCGGGAGCGGGCAAACTGGGAAGGTCCCTATAGAGTCAAAGAAGTGATGGGTAAAGGCGCTTTCAAGTTAGAAAGGCTCGATGGCAAAGAAGTCCCAAGAATGTGGAACGCGAGCAACTTGAGAAGGTTTTACTCCTAGCACAGGAGGCGACATGCCGACCAACCGAGCTAAGTATTTAATTCGTGGAATTGTACTTTTCGTTATGGTCTATGGGCCTTTTATGCAATTACCGAATAAGATATACTTGTgcaaaattttgtttcttttgttttgctCACTTTTTCTAGACAACCCACTACGCAAGCGAACCCCCACAACTCGACAACGACGTGCAgccccgggactgatcaccccggaaGCCCATCAATTACCACAATAGCAAACGGCTACACTAACAAGCCACGACATGGCTCAACCGGCTTAGCCAGAATACCATCGATACGGTAAAATGAATGGCAACTGCAAACCAATGACGGTGAATATGAACGACAACACAACCACACAAATGAAAAAAGTAAGAATTATGATAACACGGGCAAACAACCCAATAAAACAACTGTTCACCAAAGCCAAAACAAAACGGCCAACCAAAAAATTACATACAAAACAAGAGCAATCATTTTTTAGGAACGTCAACAATCTTGCCGTCCTTGATCACCTTGAAGACTCCAATTGTCGACGTGCCgaaatcaggagcaacaatttTGACCTGAGCTTTAAGGGCCTCCTCGGTTGCCAGGATCGCGCCCTTCCCCTGCTTGACGACGTCTTTATACTTTGTTTTCAACGCTGCGAGCTCAGCTTCGACAGCTTGCTTTTCTTTCTCCAACGCGGCCACCCGCCCTTGGGCCACGCCAACCTGACTCTCTAAAGTCATCTCCCGCTCAACAAGACGTGAAACTGTGGCGTCCGACTCTTCCAACTTCTTCTCAGTAGTAGAGGCCTTCTTCTCGACAGCAAATGCTTTCTTCTCGGCAGCGTCAAGCTTCTCATTAGATTTGGTCAGCTGCTCCCGGAGAGTTTCAACTTCGCTTTTGAGCTCATTATTAGCCTTTCTAGCAGACTCCAACCTCCTGCGAAGAGATTCCATCCCGGACAACTCGAACTCGGCTTTTCGAGCTATCACTGCGCCGCGCAAGAAGGTACGATACATCCACCTCGCTTGCCCGACAAGTGATGACTCATGAAAGTGTTCTTCAGTGCCGGGAATCAGCTGAGAATCTATAAAATTCCCGgcatcaaaatttttctccATCACCGTAAGAACCCCCTCGGGACTGCTGGACAccctcctcttcctcttgagGCTGGGCACCTCCTCCACCTCATCATCGGCCACCGGGTTAGACGTCGAACCCCCAGTCCCGACCACTTCGTGGAAGGGGGAAACATGTACTTCCTTCTCACCTTGAGCTAAGGCAACCTGGGCCGAGGTGCCGACTCCACCGGCCACAGTCCCTTGCTCGGAAGTAGTTGTACCCTTGTCCTCCGGAAGAGCGGTCGACTTCTCGTTAGCCACCTCGTCATCACTCGCACAAAGAAAGGTTTGGAACAAATTAGGGAGACCCGTTATCTCGGCAGACATTCCCACTGTAACAAGAAAAGGAAGTCCGTTAGTCGCAATGAGATATTGGAAAAAGCAAGAAACTAAAGACAAATCAAGTGAAGAATTCTCACAAATATAGCTCCGACTGGCCTCCCGGTCACCCATGAGGAGGTGAGGATTCACGTGATTCCTCCCGAAGATTGCCAGTAACACATCGGCAATCTTCCTGTCCACCGCAGACATGCCCTTGTATGATATTTTAACAAAGGCATTGGACCCCGCCCCGAAGCTCCAATAAGTCGAGATGAGGCGTGCCCCCTCCAACGACAACCAAAAGGGATGACGACCTTTGACAGGACGGACCTTgaaatatttatctttaaatCCGTGATAGGAGTCcttaaacaaaccaaaaatcctCTGACCCTGCGCAGACCGAAAGGACATGAACTCCTTCTTATGTTTCCATTCCTTCGAAGGGTTTGtaagattgaaaaagaaaagaaaaacatctaCAGACACCGACAGCTCGAGATATTCAcaaaccatctcgaaacagcggaTTGAAGCCCAACTGTTCGGATGCAGCTATGACGGTGCCACGGAAACCCGACCTAGAAGCGCCATTTGGAAAGCGGAAAACGGAATACGAACCCCCACTTGAGTAAACATGAATttgtagaaccaaatccaaTCGGCAACTCGGGAAGCGTAGAAGTTGAACTCGTACAAGCGTTCGTGAGGAGTCGAGACGAAGACGTCGTAGTTGGACTTCTCGTCGATTCCTCCGCATAAGTACTCGTTTTGACGGAACTCGGTGAGCTCCTCCTCGCCCATTTGATTGGGGGAGTCCCTTACATCAGAAACAACCCAGGCGTAGGGGTCGTACGCCGCGGGAGAAGGGGAAGCCCGGGAGGCGGTGCGAGCCATACCTACATGGGGGGACCATCCAGTCAGTCTAAGAGGTCGGGTGCTCGGAGAGAATATAGAAGCTACACTCAGCCTATTCCGCAACTAAGGCTAAACACGATTAAAAACGATAAGACTCAAACAAAGTTACTCTAGAATGGTAACCCTCCCTAACACACCTAGGACCTGAGATCAGCCACCATGCAAGATAAACATACGGCATGCACAAAAAAGGAGATAATAGCAGAGAAGCAACAAATAATAAGAAGACAAAAGAAATTACCTGCACTGATAGCAAAAATTTGAAAGTAAAGCAACAACAATGCTCTGGAACTAAAGAGGGAGAGGAAGATGGAGGTTGGCAGAATCGGAAGCGGAGAGATAATCGTCAAATGGATCCTAAAGGCGCTGCAAGACAGTTTTAAAACCACCACCAAAAGGAGCGCGAAAGTCGAGGGGCATATTAGTCTTTGCATAAAGGATTTTAAACCCATTATGAGCATTTAATGCTCCGCGCGGAAAACGAGGCGGTAACTAATCGCCCCAGCAACAAACAGACACGCGCGCAAGAGGCACGTCCCCTCCACGGACGGCCGAACTGGCGACAACGCATGAGGTCAGGAATGTCGCGTCACCAACAGCCCACATGATTGTTGCTCACGCATCGGGGGCACTGTTATGGCCTGGCCCAAGAAAAAACTTCGGCCTACCCGACCCGATCACCACCCGATCTCAATGGTCGGATGACGCACCCATGCCTGACCCGCGCAACCTTTCGGGACAGCTGGCCACCACAGCTGTACAAGGAAGTTTCGAAGAAGGTGGGTTCTGCCCTTCTGGGATCCACACCTGACATGGTATATAAGGGAGGGGTCCTACCCTCCCCCGAGGTACGTCACACATTCCACCTAACCCCTTTCTCACCTGCATACTAGCTGACTAGAGCGTcgaagtgtctttgcaggtgacaccccctcTTTCCTTCCACAACGAGAGCTCGACTACCCGGCAGATCCGATTCCAGCACAACCACGATTGAAGCGTTTCCACCTCCTCAAATATCCACCCGAACCGCCCGATAATCGTTCAACCGAACATCAATATATACTACAAAGTGGTGTAGTAGATAAGATTCTTAACATGATAATTTCCAATTTCGAATAActttcaattaattaaattcatacTCGTATAGGATATCTTATGGGATGGGATAAATGATAATGATATAGAGCTTCATCATCAGTATAAGTTTGagtaagtatatatatatactaaaggAGAAGCCTACGAGTaagcaattttattaaattttggtcagtatgtaattaacaaaaaaaagtaaGTCATTGAATGAAATTTCACACTAATTTCACaccattaaattattattgataac is part of the Arachis duranensis cultivar V14167 chromosome 1, aradu.V14167.gnm2.J7QH, whole genome shotgun sequence genome and encodes:
- the LOC107463756 gene encoding uncharacterized protein LOC107463756, which produces MWRQVITRFGISEIVISDNGTQFTDKKFTEFLTGLGIRQKFYSVEHPQTNGQVESANKIILLGLKKRLDNKKVAWADELASVLWSYRTTEQSSTKETPFRLTYGLDAVIPVEVGEPSPRLLLKGVGEAVEKDLIDEAREMAHLTETALKQRMALRYNTKVLKREFEPNDLVLRRNDIGLPTPGAGKLGRSL